The sequence CCGCGGCCGTTCATGCCTCCCAACATGGTGAAAAATTTGTAATAATTCTCCTGACTCATATCCCAAAATCGTTCGTCGAACGAGAAATCTTCGTCTTCCGGCTGCGTGTTATCCGCGTAGAGGACGGAGCTGTTGAATTTGCTGTACGTGATGCCGGCCGATGGAGACGTCACTGGAAAATTGGCAGCAGCGCAAGCATCGACGACTGCCGGTTGCGAATTATCAGCGAAGGTCACCAACAGCCGGATGTTCTCCTTAATGTCCTTGCCAAATATCGAGAACATCGAATCGATAGCGTATCGTTGAGTGGCTGTTAATCGACTGTCTCCGGAAGCGGCCACGAAACAAGCCGCGTGAATTTGATCGATTCGCGTCTTGTGTTGCGTCAGGAAATGCTGGATGTTGCGCGTGATTTGCTTATCCCGCTTAACACCTTTCGTGTCGCCGTATCCGGGTGTGTCGATGATCGTGATCGAAAAGGGAACAGTCATGCCGTCTTGATGACGCAACGTGTACGCCGTGACGGTGTTGGTTCGTGCGTGATTCGTTATGATCGACATGTCATCGCGGACGCATTTGAAGCGGAACGGATCCTTCCAGCGGACGCCCAAGATGTAGTTGACCATGCCGTTAATGAGGGTGCTCTTTCCGCATCCGGTAGCACCCATCAAAATGATGACTTTGTGATCACGATGATCTTCCGACGGGGAAACGACATCCGTACGGCCGATATTAAACCAGCGGAAGTCGTCGTTGGATACGATCTCTTTAGCGGATAACAGGTAGACGTTGGGTGCGCCTTTTTGATTGGCGCAAAGGCTCGATTTCTGAGCTAAGATCTCAGCGAGACGTTTAGGTTTTTTATCGATGAGTTCGTCTTTGTTAGATGAGACTTCAATCGTCTGCGTGATGGTTGCGATATCGACGTAAGGAACGGTGTTTGAATCCTGATTTTAAATCGTACCGAGTTAATCGGATGAAGCATTATTTAAATTGTGCATGTTCATTTTACCTCGTTTTTGCGTTGATTGCTACACACGGCCTTGGAAGTCAAAGCGGTTAGCGTTGTGACGCATACGAAAGCCAGAACGCTGACAGCCATCAACGCCCATTGAAGGACCAATAAAATAGTCGGATGACCTATTAACGAAACAAGATtttaagaataaatttttataatgATTAATGAGATGTATAGTACATCTGCGCTGGCTCTGGTTGCAGAACGTAAAGTACTCCACCAATGCGGGGAATCCGGATAACACGGCTGCAACCATGGATGCAGCAATCGAAAGAACTGATACAACCAAGGTGGCTATCAAGCTAAACgttgttgaaaacaaattttatttaattaattttatttcattcgtttttaaTGGAGAATATTTTTTACAGCGATCTAGTACGTTGACGGGCGGCTGTAATGCCTAGGCTTCCGGCGAGGATGTACAGCACTCCGGCCCAGATGCCGTGACATATTGCAtcgtaaaaaacgaaagaccGCCTAATCAAAGAGGCACcctacattttaaaaaatgaattaaacatTGAAATGGTAAAAAGTAGAAGGAAATATTCACTTGAATGACGATAGAGAATATTCCTAGGATGATACAAATAGCGGAGACAGTCCTGATAGCAGCCGCCTTCATTTTTCGGGTAATTGAATTGCCGCTGTTCACATCAGATGAACGTCACtagtaaaaaaacaatcgaGTTAATGATTCCAATTCTTATTAAACAAATCAGCGTCAGTCATTCTGAGTACAAGACGAGAGGGACGTGTTCGCGGAAAGCTTTGAATTGTGCTCAAGGTTATCAGCTGTAATTTCAATTGCTTTTGTGAAAAACTGGTTTTGAGAACAGAAAACCCTTTTTTGAAATCGGTCAACAGTATAAGAACAgtttgaaaaacataaaaagaactGTGTGACCTTGTTTCTGTCATCGTTgtactcccttttttttcaaaacggtTTCACTTTCTATTACGTGTCCGCGTTTGTCTTTCACGTCCTTCTAATCGATCCCCTTTCTTTGATATAAGAACACTTTCCAAAATTATTCATCAAACAAATTGTGCAGTTTCATGGGGGAGAGTATTTCGGATGGAAAACACCCAACAGATTTCCAATCAACTCAAAATTAAGATGACCCAATTTCGATCAACCTGCTCCTCCCAACACGAAAGACGCTCGTCATCCAACGATGAATAAAGTTTAAATAGCTTCAAGTTTTTGTTCACGATACTTAAGATACAGTTAACCTGTTTGCTTGGTGACAGGTGCGAAACTCACGAACGACGGGAAAATCCATTAGAGCAACTTTCACGCTGAGCGATTCACGAACTGAGATTAGATTTGACTTACCAATGATTTTCACTGATTGTTAAGTGGCCAACTGCGTGTACAAATGCGCACAGAACATAACTAAAGGACTTTCGATTTTCAACTGAAAAAGACTGACACGTCTGGACTTGTATTTATAGGGCGGGATTCAGGAAACGTTTTGGTATAATGGCACAACCTCCCCCTTCGTAGTGAAAGATCTAATGGACAAATGGGCACGTGAAAGGTAGACCCAACCTTGTTCAGCATCAATACGtatctgaaaataaaataaaaaatgaaaagaaacgtgtCAAAGTGAATGTGAATGCTGGTTACTTTTCtctggaaaaacaaaacgatagaGAACCCAAAGTTTTCGCCTTGGACTGCACGAGTTGTGCAATAACCTAAAGTAAAGGTCCCTGGGTTCTCAATGTAAAGCATATTTCACCTTAATtgaccattttttaaaaatacatcaTCATCCCAATTATTGGCACTACCATTTAAAGCAGCAAATCAGGGCCCTGCTTACGAAAGCCAGAACATTTACGTACCGACAGGTGTGGCACTCAGGTGTCCCTTTGTTTTCCATCGTCGTGTATTGCTGCAATGTGcgcaaaaaaaattggggtgttaagaaaagagacaaaagaaacgtttttatttgaacgTGAATATTGCGATGATAATCATCAAATACTGACTGCAGGCACGGAGCGCAGGTATGTCGACTTGATTGCTGTCATACtcgaatgcaaaaaaaaacagtacgTAATGACATTGAATTTCAAGCAAATGAGGGGAATGAAATGGAACCTTGAATTGCAGGCTCTTACCTTAGGCAAGACAAGTTTTTTTCAGTGAACATTCGTTAGAACTTAAATGAGTAAAACCCAGGTGTATCGGAACGATGTGGACCCCAACTGTTGAACTGTTGGGATTTGGGCTACAGGCTTTTCGTGGAATGTTCTAATCTCAGAACGAATGTCTTAAAAAGGCAACGATCAGTTCATTACTTGTTCTAAGCTGAAACTGGATGAAAACCAGGGACTTGTGTACAACTTAAAT comes from Daphnia carinata strain CSIRO-1 chromosome 2, CSIRO_AGI_Dcar_HiC_V3, whole genome shotgun sequence and encodes:
- the LOC130685839 gene encoding uncharacterized protein LOC130685839, which translates into the protein MKAAAIRTVSAICIILGIFSIVIQGASLIRRSFVFYDAICHGIWAGVLYILAGSLGITAARQRTRSLLIATLVVSVLSIAASMVAAVLSGFPALVEYFTFCNQSQRRCHPTILLVLQWALMAVSVLAFVCVTTLTALTSKAVCSNQRKNEDSNTVPYVDIATITQTIEVSSNKDELIDKKPKRLAEILAQKSSLCANQKGAPNVYLLSAKEIVSNDDFRWFNIGRTDVVSPSEDHRDHKVIILMGATGCGKSTLINGMVNYILGVRWKDPFRFKCVRDDMSIITNHARTNTVTAYTLRHQDGMTVPFSITIIDTPGYGDTKGVKRDKQITRNIQHFLTQHKTRIDQIHAACFVAASGDSRLTATQRYAIDSMFSIFGKDIKENIRLLVTFADNSQPAVVDACAAANFPVTSPSAGITYSKFNSSVLYADNTQPEDEDFSFDERFWDMSQENYYKFFTMLGGMNGRGRKSAPEVFQSRQLLEHSLEDMKRELADCLVNIENMEMFRRQMREYGHKMDQFNDQVQISLMRSRAAEELQ